A genome region from Nocardiopsis exhalans includes the following:
- a CDS encoding helix-turn-helix domain-containing GNAT family N-acetyltransferase yields the protein MTATRSEPAVPALPQTDAETYAAWFACLAEPMRVQLLHVIATTPGSVSVGQLAEMVNVRQPTVSHHLRKLADVGFVTLTKVGTSTRVAVNPNCCTGLPHAADAVMGMVKARPCCPTDLPADVTTRPMADADLEEVREIYSQGIATGHATFETRAPSVEDLKTTWLPGHRWVAEAEGAVVGWAAAAPVSDRAAYAGVAETSVYVAEGARGRGVGKALLYRQVTEADTGGLWTLQTSVFPENRASLSLHHQAGFRTVGVRERIAQHHGHWRDTVLLERRRGVGLTTGEADSCEDGMDCATA from the coding sequence ATGACCGCGACACGATCCGAGCCCGCCGTGCCGGCGCTGCCCCAGACCGACGCCGAGACCTACGCCGCCTGGTTCGCCTGCCTGGCCGAACCCATGCGCGTCCAACTCCTGCACGTCATCGCCACGACTCCGGGATCGGTCAGCGTGGGCCAGCTCGCCGAAATGGTGAACGTCCGCCAGCCGACCGTCTCCCACCACCTGCGCAAACTCGCCGACGTCGGCTTCGTGACCCTCACCAAGGTGGGCACCTCCACCCGGGTCGCGGTCAACCCCAACTGCTGCACCGGCCTGCCCCACGCCGCCGACGCGGTGATGGGCATGGTCAAGGCACGGCCCTGCTGCCCCACCGACCTGCCCGCGGACGTCACCACCCGCCCCATGGCCGACGCGGACCTGGAGGAGGTCAGGGAGATCTACTCGCAGGGGATCGCCACCGGCCACGCCACCTTCGAGACCCGGGCGCCCTCCGTCGAGGACCTGAAGACCACGTGGCTCCCCGGGCACCGCTGGGTCGCCGAAGCAGAAGGGGCCGTGGTGGGCTGGGCCGCCGCCGCGCCGGTCTCCGACCGGGCGGCCTACGCCGGGGTGGCCGAGACGTCGGTGTACGTCGCGGAAGGGGCGCGTGGCCGCGGCGTGGGCAAGGCCCTGCTCTACCGCCAGGTCACCGAGGCCGACACCGGAGGGCTGTGGACGCTTCAGACATCGGTCTTCCCCGAGAACCGCGCCAGCCTGTCCCTGCACCACCAGGCGGGCTTCCGCACCGTGGGCGTACGCGAACGCATTGCTCAACACCACGGCCACTGGCGCGACACCGTTCTGCTGGAACGCCGCCGGGGCGTCGGCCTGACCACAGGCGAGGCGGATTCCTGTGAAGACGGTATGGACTGCGCCACCGCGTGA
- a CDS encoding FAD-dependent oxidoreductase: protein MADGHPVVVIGAGPAGLAAAAELVARDLQVLVLEKGDRAGEAVSEWGHVRLFSMWRDLVAPAAEKLLSGTGWQRPDDGGYPTGREWAQSYLAPLAEALGDRVRFGSRVTGVSRLGRDRIVDAERAEQPFTLRVLTHEGEERLLARAVVDASGTWGSPNPVGGDGLPALGETAAAGRISYRIPDLSEEETRIRYAGRTTAVVGSGHSALTALVSLAALAQESPGTKALWVLRRGEVGDAFGGGADDQLAARGALGQRARAAVEAGDVEVVTGFRTAEVRSADGRLVLVGEDGRELEPVDEVVALTGFRPDLSPLSEVRLGLDPALQAPVELAPLIDPNQHSCGTVYPHGAAELSHPEEGFFLAGMKSYGRAPTFLALTGYEQVRSIAAHLAGDHESAARVELTLPETGVCGGAGLFDDPTATKADAVGSCDPSEAAEKPATGQGDCCSGPAQQVELVELGERDRVS, encoded by the coding sequence ATGGCCGACGGACATCCCGTGGTGGTGATCGGAGCCGGGCCCGCAGGACTGGCGGCGGCAGCAGAACTGGTCGCCCGCGACCTTCAGGTCCTGGTCCTGGAGAAGGGCGACCGAGCAGGGGAAGCGGTGTCCGAGTGGGGGCACGTGCGGCTGTTCTCGATGTGGCGCGACCTGGTCGCACCGGCCGCGGAGAAGCTCCTCTCCGGCACGGGCTGGCAGCGCCCGGACGACGGCGGATATCCGACCGGCCGCGAGTGGGCCCAGAGCTACCTCGCCCCGCTGGCCGAGGCCCTCGGCGACCGGGTGCGCTTCGGCTCCCGGGTGACCGGGGTGAGCCGCCTGGGCCGGGACCGGATCGTGGACGCCGAGCGCGCCGAGCAGCCCTTCACCCTTCGGGTCCTCACCCATGAGGGCGAGGAGCGGCTGTTGGCCCGCGCGGTCGTGGACGCCTCGGGCACCTGGGGATCTCCCAACCCGGTGGGCGGTGACGGCCTGCCCGCCCTGGGCGAGACCGCCGCGGCCGGACGGATCTCCTACCGGATCCCCGACCTGAGCGAGGAGGAGACCCGGATCCGTTACGCGGGACGGACCACCGCGGTGGTCGGGAGCGGCCATTCGGCCCTGACCGCCCTCGTCTCCCTGGCCGCACTGGCCCAGGAGAGCCCGGGGACGAAGGCGCTGTGGGTGCTGCGTCGCGGCGAGGTCGGGGACGCCTTCGGCGGGGGCGCGGACGACCAGCTCGCCGCGCGGGGAGCCCTCGGCCAGCGGGCCCGCGCGGCCGTCGAGGCGGGGGACGTCGAGGTGGTGACCGGGTTCCGCACCGCCGAGGTGCGATCGGCGGACGGTCGCCTGGTCCTGGTGGGCGAGGACGGCCGCGAGCTGGAGCCGGTGGACGAGGTCGTGGCCCTGACCGGGTTCCGGCCCGACCTGTCCCCGCTGTCCGAGGTCCGCCTCGGCCTGGACCCCGCACTCCAGGCGCCGGTGGAGCTGGCCCCGCTCATCGACCCCAACCAGCACTCGTGCGGCACCGTCTACCCGCACGGCGCGGCCGAGCTCTCCCACCCCGAGGAGGGGTTCTTCCTGGCGGGGATGAAGTCCTACGGGCGCGCCCCCACCTTCCTGGCCCTGACCGGCTACGAGCAGGTGCGGAGTATCGCCGCACATCTGGCCGGGGACCACGAGAGCGCGGCCCGCGTGGAGCTGACCCTGCCCGAGACCGGGGTCTGCGGCGGCGCCGGGCTGTTCGACGACCCCACCGCCACCAAGGCCGACGCGGTCGGCTCCTGCGACCCGTCCGAGGCCGCGGAGAAGCCCGCCACCGGGCAGGGCGATTGCTGCTCCGGCCCGGCTCAGCAGGTCGAACTGGTGGAGTTGGGCGAACGGGACCGGGTTTCGTGA
- a CDS encoding DUF397 domain-containing protein has translation MTVENGWNNWRKSSYSGGHGGECVEVADQGGDVAIRDTKHRQHGHLSFQSTEWTNLLNTLQR, from the coding sequence ATGACCGTGGAGAACGGGTGGAACAACTGGCGTAAGTCCAGTTACAGCGGTGGGCACGGCGGAGAGTGTGTCGAGGTCGCGGACCAAGGTGGAGACGTGGCCATCCGCGACACCAAACACCGACAGCACGGACACCTCTCCTTCCAGAGCACGGAGTGGACCAACCTGCTGAACACGCTTCAGCGCTGA